The sequence AGTTGCACTTTCTAAAGCTTTTAAACTTAATGAAAATCTTTACATAATACATGTTTCTATATTTGGTAATAGGGCTAAAAGTTAATGAGTGATAAAATCAATGATGTAGAATTGTCTTCTCAAGTAGAGGATACAAAAGAACAAGCTGGTCTTGAGATTGATCTTGAAGATATTGAATCAGAAGTTCAAGTAAATCAAGATAGTAGTTCTCATACTCCTAAAAACAGAAAAAGAAGAGGAGCAGAAGATTTAAGTGTAAATCTCAATAGTCGTTTTGGAGTAGAGAAAGAAAAGCAATACAGATTGGCGTATCTTAGACTTAAGAAGTATACTAAAACAACAACAGAAGATTTGGCTGTAAGAAGTTGTGCAAAGAATGGTTTTCAGGGCAATGCCGATTTTCCTTATATCTTAACGCAAACTATCTCAAGCAGCGTAGACAAATATGAAAATTATCCATATAAAGGTTTTCCATACAAACGTGCCGTTAAATTGAGTTTTGATACTGATGGGTCTGTTTTTGTTGAGACAAGCGATGATTCTAACGTATATGGCATGTGTGTTGATGTTGATGAGTATACTAATACTGCTTGTGTAGTTCCAATTACTAATAATGTTTCTGGTTATTTTATATGTGC is a genomic window of Borrelia hispanica CRI containing:
- a CDS encoding DUF228 domain-containing protein is translated as MSDKINDVELSSQVEDTKEQAGLEIDLEDIESEVQVNQDSSSHTPKNRKRRGAEDLSVNLNSRFGVEKEKQYRLAYLRLKKYTKTTTEDLAVRSCAKNGFQGNADFPYILTQTISSSVDKYENYPYKGFPYKRAVKLSFDTDGSVFVETSDDSNVYGMCVDVDEYTNTACVVPITNNVSGYFICADSSIQCGDHLDFNSEGELVKASSNLPTSINIIALSNTYKHDFRTPAEQSDSSFSSSSDFIIHFVEVTIFGNKAIQRKS